Proteins from a single region of Geothrix sp. PMB-07:
- a CDS encoding PLP-dependent aspartate aminotransferase family protein: MTHPSASLSLETQAVHAGREVLHEQGIHAMPIDLSSTYPVQDLDEGGRSLEAMAMGGLPIGSPVYSRLYNPTVARYEQALAQLEGAEECVAFGSGMAAVTAALMAAKTRGNHIVAVRPLYGGTDHLLASGMLGLEVTWAEADGITAALRPDTAMVIVETPANPTLALLDLDDVIRQAGKVPVLVDNTFATPVLQNPIAQGATLVLHSATKFLGGHGDVLAGLVATNHEWAVELRKVRVITGNVLHPLAAYLLHRSMPTLPMRVRSQQAGAQILAERLAKHPAISAVHFPGLPGQDPKGLLGRQMKGPGSLMAFEVVGGFEAASVVMSEVKLMTPAVSLGSVDTLIQHPAALTHRVVNPDAREHSGISQSLMRLSVGLENPEDLWADLEQALVKAMAKVAAHV, encoded by the coding sequence ATGACCCATCCGTCCGCTTCCCTGTCGCTGGAAACCCAGGCCGTTCACGCGGGCCGCGAGGTGCTGCACGAGCAGGGCATCCACGCCATGCCCATCGACCTCAGCAGCACCTATCCCGTGCAGGACCTGGACGAGGGCGGGCGCAGCCTGGAGGCCATGGCCATGGGTGGCCTGCCCATCGGCAGCCCCGTCTACTCGCGCCTCTACAACCCCACCGTCGCCCGCTACGAGCAGGCCCTGGCGCAGCTGGAGGGCGCCGAGGAGTGCGTGGCCTTTGGTTCGGGCATGGCCGCCGTCACCGCGGCCCTCATGGCCGCCAAGACCCGCGGCAACCACATCGTGGCCGTGCGCCCACTCTACGGCGGCACCGACCACCTGCTGGCCTCGGGCATGCTGGGCCTGGAAGTGACCTGGGCCGAAGCCGATGGCATCACGGCCGCGCTCCGCCCCGACACCGCCATGGTGATCGTGGAGACCCCCGCCAACCCGACGCTGGCACTGCTCGACTTGGATGACGTGATCCGCCAGGCCGGCAAGGTGCCCGTGCTGGTGGACAACACCTTTGCCACGCCGGTGCTCCAGAACCCCATTGCCCAGGGCGCCACCCTGGTCCTCCACAGCGCCACGAAGTTCCTCGGTGGCCACGGCGATGTGCTGGCGGGCCTGGTGGCCACCAACCACGAGTGGGCCGTGGAGCTGCGCAAGGTGCGCGTCATCACGGGCAACGTGCTGCATCCCCTGGCCGCCTACCTGCTGCACCGCAGCATGCCCACTCTGCCCATGCGCGTGCGCAGCCAGCAGGCGGGCGCCCAGATCCTGGCCGAGCGCCTGGCCAAGCACCCGGCCATCTCCGCCGTGCACTTCCCCGGCCTCCCCGGCCAGGACCCCAAGGGCCTGCTGGGCCGCCAGATGAAGGGCCCCGGCTCCCTCATGGCCTTCGAGGTGGTGGGTGGTTTCGAGGCGGCCTCGGTGGTCATGTCCGAAGTGAAGCTCATGACGCCCGCCGTGTCCCTGGGCAGTGTCGACACGCTCATCCAGCACCCGGCCGCGCTCACGCACCGCGTGGTGAACCCTGATGCCCGCGAGCACAGCGGCATCTCCCAGTCCCTGATGCGGCTCTCCGTGGGCCTCGAGAACCCCGAGGACCTCTGGGCCGATCTGGAACAGGCCCTGGTCAAGGCCATGGCCAAGGTCGCCGCCCACGTCTGA
- a CDS encoding Lrp/AsnC family transcriptional regulator, translated as MELDRIDFVLIEHLQKDARLSNKELAAAVGLAPSSCLARVQRLRMEGVIKGAHAEVDPDALGVGLQALIAVQLRQHSRAQVKAFWKHVMGLPEVLSAFHVAGTHDFQVHVAVRDAHHLRDLALDAFTTRPEVAHIQTSLIFECAKGKVMPNYRRTKS; from the coding sequence ATGGAACTCGACCGAATTGATTTCGTTCTGATCGAGCATTTACAGAAGGATGCTCGGCTGTCCAACAAGGAACTCGCGGCGGCCGTGGGTCTCGCCCCATCCTCCTGCCTGGCCCGCGTGCAGCGCCTGCGAATGGAAGGTGTGATCAAAGGCGCCCACGCCGAGGTGGATCCCGACGCCCTGGGCGTGGGCCTTCAGGCCCTCATCGCCGTGCAGCTGCGCCAGCACAGCCGCGCCCAGGTGAAGGCCTTCTGGAAACACGTCATGGGCCTGCCCGAGGTGCTCTCGGCCTTTCACGTGGCTGGCACCCACGATTTCCAAGTGCACGTGGCCGTGCGCGACGCGCACCACCTGCGCGACCTGGCCCTGGATGCCTTCACCACCCGCCCCGAAGTGGCCCACATCCAGACCAGCCTCATCTTCGAGTGTGCCAAGGGCAAGGTGATGCCGAACTACCGGAGGACGAAGAGCTGA
- a CDS encoding VOC family protein, whose translation MADKPMPTGFGTFCWSQLNASDAAACEPFYLSLFGWSADHKDLGGLPMTLFKRGADEMGTLMQIPPMASGTPRSHWMGYVWVQDLDATFARAKELGAAPFVPPTTVPEAGRFAVIGDPGGAVLGLFEEAPRPGPSRPMPTGHGAFCWYELTTREVAASIAFYTQLFGWTTREWPMDFGIYTLFLRGEEAVAGLMPMAGPEWEGIPNHWMPYVGVNDVDERFAAVPGLGGTGCVPPTDIPEVGRFAVIADPTGGVISLMRGLD comes from the coding sequence ATGGCGGACAAACCCATGCCCACCGGCTTTGGCACCTTCTGCTGGAGTCAGCTGAACGCCAGTGATGCGGCAGCCTGCGAGCCCTTCTACCTCAGCCTCTTCGGCTGGTCTGCCGACCACAAGGACCTGGGCGGCCTGCCCATGACGCTGTTCAAGCGCGGCGCGGATGAGATGGGCACCCTGATGCAGATTCCCCCGATGGCCTCCGGGACGCCCCGCAGCCACTGGATGGGCTACGTGTGGGTGCAGGATCTGGACGCCACCTTCGCCCGGGCCAAGGAGCTGGGGGCCGCACCCTTCGTGCCGCCCACTACGGTTCCCGAGGCGGGGCGCTTCGCGGTCATCGGCGATCCCGGCGGCGCCGTGCTGGGGCTCTTCGAGGAGGCTCCGAGGCCGGGCCCCTCCCGGCCCATGCCCACCGGCCATGGCGCCTTCTGCTGGTACGAGCTCACCACCCGGGAGGTGGCGGCCTCCATCGCCTTCTATACCCAGCTCTTCGGTTGGACCACCCGCGAGTGGCCCATGGACTTCGGCATCTACACCCTGTTCCTGCGCGGCGAAGAGGCGGTGGCGGGCCTCATGCCCATGGCGGGGCCCGAGTGGGAGGGCATCCCCAACCACTGGATGCCCTATGTGGGCGTCAACGATGTGGACGAGCGCTTCGCGGCGGTGCCCGGGCTGGGCGGAACCGGGTGCGTGCCCCCGACCGACATCCCCGAGGTGGGCCGCTTCGCCGTCATTGCCGATCCCACGGGGGGCGTGATCTCCCTGATGAGGGGACTGGACTGA